From Chiloscyllium punctatum isolate Juve2018m chromosome 36, sChiPun1.3, whole genome shotgun sequence, the proteins below share one genomic window:
- the LOC140460485 gene encoding uncharacterized protein — protein MELGQSREKPYPCSLCECAFSRPANLNVHMRSHTGQLPYRCGDCGKAFNYPSELETHRRGHTGERLFGCPVCGKRFTRSSHLLTHRPVHTGERPFTCGVCGKGFSQSSHLLAHRHIHTGERPFTCGVCGRGFTQTSNRLRHQRVHAGERPFPCGRCGRAFTQSSALLRHQRTHTGERPFPCPVCGKGFTRSSHLRAHRRAHTDGGRADPQGPQPRASLGPTGRGSGGPWGHWGTSRGVTVAMPGDSGCE, from the coding sequence ATGGAGCTGGGACAGAGCCGGGAGAAGCCGTACCCGTGCTCGCTGTGCGAGTGCGCCTTCAGCCGCCCGGCCAACCTCAATGTCCACATGCGGAGCCACACCGGCCAGCTGCCCTACCGCTGCGGTGACTGCGGCAAGGCCTTCAACTACCCCTCGGAACTGGAGACCCACCGGCGGGGCCACACCGGCGAGAGGCTCTTCGGCTGCCCGGTGTGCGGCAAGCGGTTCACCCGCAgctcccacctgctgacccaccggccgGTGCACACCGGCGAGCGGCCCTTCACCTGCGGCGTCTGCGGCAAGGGCTTCAGCCAGTCCTCCCACCTGCTGGCCCACCGGCACATCCACACCGGCGAGCGGCCCTTCACCTGTGGCGTCTGCGGCCGCGGCTTCACCCAGACGTCCAACCGGCTGCGGCACCAGCGGGTGCACGCCGGTGAGCGGCCCTTCCCCTGCGGCCGGTGCGGCCGGGCCTTCACCCAGTCCTCCGCCCTGCTGCGGCACCAGCGCACCCACACCGGCGAGCGGCCCTTCCCCTGCCCTGTCTGCGGCAAGGGCTTCACCCGCAGCTCCCACCTGAGGGCCCACCGGCGGGCGCACACCGACGGTGGGCGGGCAGACCCTCAGGGGCCGCAGCCGAGGGCGAGCCTGGGGCCTACTGGCAGAGGGAGCGGTGGGCCCTGGGGGCACTGGGGGACGAGCCGTGGCGTGACGGTGGCGATGCCAGGAGACTCCGGCTGCGAGTGA